The following are encoded together in the Poseidonibacter lekithochrous genome:
- a CDS encoding DUF58 domain-containing protein translates to MNQALKKILIKSKKQAFSEIIGNNTSKQKGEGYDFCELKEYEYGEDVKNIDWVISAKMQKPYVKVFHSQKEQNIKIVNLLGGSIFFGSKRFKQDIICELSSAIAFISTKQGDPFASYIANESLQLCTKKSKRVFNVNFMSEQLYNYNVIGKSINYPHITKELFKAINHKSIIFLIGDFFDIESLDLKLLATKHEVIALVIRDKFEEEPLELGNVNFNDPSSNINYEGLLNKSTINEYIKKVQSNDKKLFKHFQDCSIRFTKVYTHEEPIKKLIGLLR, encoded by the coding sequence ATGAATCAAGCTTTAAAAAAAATACTTATCAAAAGTAAAAAACAAGCCTTCTCTGAAATAATAGGAAATAACACTTCTAAACAAAAAGGGGAAGGTTATGATTTTTGTGAACTTAAAGAGTATGAATATGGAGAAGATGTAAAAAACATTGATTGGGTTATAAGTGCTAAAATGCAAAAACCTTATGTAAAAGTTTTTCACTCTCAAAAAGAACAAAATATCAAAATAGTAAACCTACTTGGTGGTTCAATATTTTTTGGTTCAAAAAGATTCAAACAAGATATTATTTGTGAATTATCATCTGCCATTGCTTTTATCTCCACAAAACAAGGAGATCCTTTTGCTTCTTATATTGCAAATGAATCCTTACAGCTTTGTACAAAAAAATCAAAAAGAGTTTTTAATGTAAACTTTATGAGTGAACAACTATATAACTACAATGTCATAGGTAAAAGTATAAACTATCCTCATATTACAAAAGAGTTATTTAAAGCTATAAATCATAAATCAATTATATTTTTAATTGGTGATTTTTTTGATATTGAAAGTTTAGATTTAAAACTACTAGCAACAAAACATGAAGTTATTGCTTTAGTAATAAGAGATAAATTTGAAGAAGAACCACTAGAATTAGGAAATGTAAATTTTAATGATCCAAGCTCAAATATAAATTATGAAGGATTACTAAATAAATCAACAATAAATGAATATATTAAAAAAGTTCAAAGTAATGATAAAAAACTATTTAAACATTTTCAAGACTGCTCAATTAGATTTACAAAAGTTTATACCCATGAAGAACCTATCAAAAAGTTAATAGGTTTATTAAGATGA
- a CDS encoding cache domain-containing protein yields the protein MFKAKSLYHLIVYSILFIVVLISFFTFIIIENAHDELQEKISTLKSDFTSNQKELIKNDINSVISFIEYYHNKYENIKPEDEIKKDILLAIEKMKSKRDISDYIFIYSYDGTLLFHPVAKDSIGDNRINMIDNTGKRVIYDLIKASKRYIGGYVDYIWYKPDISKNVQKISYANSYDKWQWTIGKGVYLDEIEKLVKEKNEEYNQKMSDYTLQITSLTIMLVLYSIFIYKNATILIVNDVKEIGKYFKESQDNDDPINQNRIIFGEFKVIANYATDAMNNIKLKTHMLEDLNKNLEYKVDEKTKELTKLIESQKTFIKNSVHEINTPLSIIQTNIDLLKMNIPNNKYIINIESGSKIIQYIYDDLSYLIKKDRVVYEKEYLNYTEILINRLDFFDEIAISNSLYFVSNIQDDIYIKFNKTELQRVIDNNLSNAIKYSYPKSPVFVRLDYVNDSEIEFSVSTNSKKIDYKNRIFDDFYRENSARGGFGLGLKIVKDICDKSSVLINLESNDKETKFTYRFKINEDTTT from the coding sequence ATGTTTAAAGCGAAAAGCTTATATCACCTTATTGTATACAGCATTCTATTCATTGTTGTATTAATCTCATTTTTTACATTTATAATAATAGAAAATGCTCATGATGAATTACAAGAAAAAATCAGTACTCTAAAATCAGACTTTACAAGCAATCAAAAAGAACTAATTAAAAATGATATAAACTCAGTAATCAGTTTTATCGAATACTATCATAACAAATACGAAAATATTAAACCAGAAGATGAAATCAAAAAAGATATTTTACTAGCAATTGAAAAAATGAAAAGTAAAAGAGATATTAGTGATTACATTTTTATCTATTCTTATGATGGAACATTGTTATTTCATCCTGTAGCAAAAGACAGTATTGGTGACAATAGAATTAATATGATAGACAATACAGGTAAAAGAGTTATATATGACCTAATCAAAGCCTCAAAGCGATATATAGGCGGTTATGTTGATTATATATGGTATAAACCTGATATTAGTAAAAATGTTCAAAAAATATCTTATGCAAACTCTTATGACAAATGGCAATGGACTATTGGTAAAGGTGTATATTTAGACGAAATTGAAAAACTAGTAAAAGAAAAAAATGAAGAATACAATCAAAAAATGTCTGATTATACTCTTCAAATCACGTCTTTAACAATAATGCTTGTTTTATATTCAATTTTCATTTATAAAAATGCAACCATATTGATTGTCAATGATGTAAAAGAAATAGGTAAATATTTTAAAGAGTCTCAAGATAATGATGATCCAATCAATCAAAATAGAATTATCTTTGGAGAATTTAAAGTAATTGCAAATTATGCAACAGATGCAATGAATAATATAAAACTAAAAACTCATATGTTAGAAGATTTAAATAAAAATCTTGAGTATAAAGTAGATGAGAAAACTAAAGAATTAACAAAACTAATAGAATCACAAAAAACTTTTATTAAAAACTCAGTACATGAGATTAATACTCCACTATCAATTATTCAAACAAATATTGACTTATTAAAAATGAATATTCCTAATAACAAATATATAATTAACATTGAATCTGGTTCTAAAATAATTCAATACATTTATGATGATTTATCTTATCTTATTAAAAAAGATCGTGTAGTTTATGAAAAAGAGTATTTAAATTATACAGAGATACTAATAAATAGATTAGATTTCTTTGATGAAATTGCTATATCTAATTCATTATACTTTGTAAGTAATATACAAGATGATATTTATATAAAATTTAATAAAACTGAATTACAAAGGGTAATTGATAATAACTTATCAAATGCAATCAAATATTCTTACCCTAAATCACCAGTATTTGTAAGACTTGATTATGTTAATGACAGTGAAATAGAGTTTTCTGTTTCAACTAATTCAAAAAAAATAGATTATAAAAATAGAATTTTTGATGACTTCTATAGAGAAAACTCAGCAAGGGGAGGATTTGGTTTAGGATTAAAGATCGTAAAAGATATTTGCGATAAAAGTTCTGTATTGATTAATTTAGAATCAAACGACAAAGAAACAAAATTTACATATAGGTTTAAGATAAATGAAGATACTACTACTTGA
- a CDS encoding VWA domain-containing protein, whose translation MFNNITLEYPYILLLIFIFVICSIFCKAKSPSYLIPHLHIFQESNKKTNIFLNILKYLIIVLSIIALSSPIKILDNKLIKNDGINIILNLDASGSMKYRDLDKNDESKNRFDVVKEIVKDFINKRNADNIGLVVFGDAALLASPLSFDKNAQKEIINYLEVEMAGSKTALYDSLASSINILKKKEAKSNVIILLSDGEDTASQIPKDVVLRLLSKYKIKVYTVGIGPSNKSVLSQIAKQSNAKAYTAYSKKDLKTIYEDINNLEKSKIEKNRIILKDYLFFYPLFLAIILLIIYIYIKNKE comes from the coding sequence ATGTTTAATAATATTACACTTGAATATCCATATATACTTTTACTTATTTTTATTTTTGTAATCTGTTCTATTTTTTGTAAAGCAAAAAGCCCTTCATATTTGATTCCTCATTTACATATATTTCAAGAATCAAATAAGAAGACAAACATCTTTTTAAATATTTTGAAGTACTTGATTATAGTCCTATCTATAATCGCCCTATCTTCACCTATAAAAATACTAGATAACAAACTAATAAAAAATGATGGTATTAATATTATTCTAAATCTTGATGCAAGTGGTTCTATGAAATATAGAGACTTAGATAAAAACGATGAAAGCAAAAATAGATTTGATGTAGTAAAAGAGATAGTAAAAGACTTCATAAATAAAAGAAATGCTGATAACATAGGATTAGTTGTCTTTGGAGATGCTGCATTATTAGCAAGTCCCCTAAGTTTTGATAAAAATGCACAAAAAGAAATAATTAATTATTTAGAAGTTGAAATGGCAGGAAGTAAAACTGCTTTATATGACTCACTAGCTTCTAGTATTAATATCCTAAAGAAAAAAGAAGCCAAATCAAATGTAATCATTTTATTAAGTGATGGAGAAGATACAGCCAGTCAGATACCAAAAGATGTAGTATTAAGGTTACTTAGTAAATATAAAATAAAAGTATATACAGTAGGAATTGGCCCTTCTAATAAAAGTGTTTTATCTCAAATCGCGAAACAATCTAATGCAAAAGCATATACAGCATATTCAAAAAAAGATCTTAAAACCATATACGAAGATATAAATAATTTAGAGAAGTCAAAAATAGAGAAAAATCGTATTATTTTAAAAGATTACCTTTTCTTTTATCCTCTGTTTTTAGCTATAATTTTGTTGATTATTTACATCTACATAAAAAACAAAGAGTAA
- a CDS encoding UDP-N-acetylmuramoyl-L-alanyl-D-glutamate--2,6-diaminopimelate ligase: MQIIINNKTYTDNSNEANENSVFVVSKQNEKFVDAAKSKGCTEIIQAKDLDQHFDMSSIKVIGITGTNGKTTTAAAIYSFLLDLGYKVALQGTRGFFINDERIEEYSLTTPVQLGNFAHIQKAIENECDFFVMEVSSHAIEQKRIEGIKFELKIHTNITRDHLDYHKTIEEYINVKNSFLRDDTKKLINKDDKNVRFNTKNTLAYSLDDPSTYKVAAYSFKNGMHVMFSHFGKMHSFSSTMMGIFNVYNLMAAVGAVHMLTNKDLDEICEVVENFAGVSGRMETIHADPLIIVDFAHTPDGMKEVLQSFNERDIICVFGAGGDRDQDKRPLMGSIAASYSKHIIVTSDNPRFEDPDLIVEDILKGIKNHQSVKVDINRKAAIKMAIDMADKDSVVLILGKGDESTQTIYDKKIPFSDKEEILKHI, encoded by the coding sequence TTGCAAATAATCATAAATAATAAAACTTATACAGATAATTCTAATGAAGCGAATGAAAATAGCGTTTTTGTAGTTTCTAAACAGAATGAAAAATTTGTAGATGCAGCCAAGAGTAAGGGCTGCACTGAAATTATTCAAGCAAAAGATTTAGATCAGCACTTTGATATGTCTAGTATTAAAGTAATTGGTATTACTGGAACTAACGGTAAAACAACTACAGCAGCTGCTATTTATTCTTTTTTATTGGATTTAGGATATAAAGTTGCTCTTCAAGGAACTAGAGGTTTTTTCATTAATGATGAAAGAATTGAAGAGTACTCTTTAACTACTCCTGTTCAATTAGGTAATTTTGCACATATTCAAAAAGCTATTGAAAACGAATGTGACTTCTTTGTAATGGAAGTTAGTTCTCATGCAATTGAACAAAAAAGAATTGAAGGTATAAAGTTTGAACTTAAAATTCATACTAATATTACTAGAGATCATCTTGACTATCACAAAACTATCGAAGAGTATATTAATGTTAAAAACTCTTTCTTAAGAGATGATACAAAAAAACTTATTAATAAAGATGATAAGAATGTTAGATTTAATACTAAGAATACATTAGCTTATTCTTTGGATGATCCATCAACTTATAAAGTTGCAGCATACTCTTTTAAAAATGGAATGCATGTAATGTTTTCTCATTTTGGTAAGATGCATTCTTTTTCATCAACAATGATGGGTATTTTTAATGTTTATAATCTAATGGCAGCAGTTGGTGCAGTTCATATGCTTACAAACAAAGATTTAGATGAGATTTGTGAAGTAGTAGAAAACTTTGCTGGTGTATCTGGAAGAATGGAAACTATCCATGCTGATCCATTAATTATTGTTGATTTTGCTCATACTCCTGATGGAATGAAAGAAGTACTTCAAAGTTTTAATGAAAGAGATATTATTTGTGTATTTGGTGCTGGTGGAGATAGAGATCAAGATAAAAGACCACTAATGGGAAGTATTGCTGCTTCTTATTCAAAACATATAATAGTAACATCTGATAATCCAAGATTTGAAGATCCAGATTTAATTGTTGAAGATATTTTAAAAGGTATCAAAAACCATCAAAGTGTGAAAGTTGATATTAATAGAAAAGCTGCAATTAAAATGGCCATTGATATGGCAGATAAAGATTCAGTTGTATTAATCCTTGGAAAAGGTGATGAATCAACTCAAACTATTTATGATAAAAAAATACCATTTTCTGATAAAGAGGAAATCTTAAAGCATATCTAA
- a CDS encoding CinA family protein, with amino-acid sequence MRNEIFNTNDMIELQTLLRANKKTITTAESCTGGLIAHLITKISGSSDIFNGAIVSYSNEIKEQELHVKNTTLNDFGAVSKEVVKQMLEGSLVKFSADYAIAVSGVAGPTGGSENKPVGTVVIGIAQKNADYIVDTCHFEGSREEVQIQAANTALAKIFKFLRKSLDKEIKTYYNSSPI; translated from the coding sequence ATGAGAAATGAAATATTTAATACTAATGACATGATTGAACTTCAAACACTGCTAAGAGCTAATAAAAAGACTATAACAACAGCTGAATCATGTACGGGTGGATTAATAGCTCATCTAATAACAAAAATTTCTGGTTCATCTGATATTTTTAATGGAGCAATAGTCTCTTATTCAAATGAAATAAAAGAACAAGAATTACATGTAAAAAATACAACTTTAAATGATTTTGGAGCAGTTTCAAAAGAAGTTGTAAAACAGATGTTAGAAGGAAGCCTAGTAAAATTTAGTGCCGACTACGCTATAGCCGTATCTGGGGTAGCAGGACCAACAGGTGGAAGTGAAAATAAACCAGTAGGTACAGTAGTGATAGGAATAGCACAGAAGAATGCCGATTATATCGTGGATACATGCCATTTTGAAGGTAGCAGAGAAGAGGTTCAAATACAAGCTGCAAATACGGCATTAGCAAAAATTTTTAAATTTCTTCGGAAAAGTCTTGACAAAGAAATAAAAACCTATTATAATTCCAGTCCAATTTAA
- a CDS encoding FAD-dependent oxidoreductase translates to MNEKHYEVVIVGGGISGAALFFELAKYSSAKNICLLEKYEGLATLNSKGTSNSQTIHVGDIETNYTFEKAKITKRTAKMIEKFCLEYGLQETVMHKHQKMALGVGADEVEFITNRYNEFKEIFPYLELWDKEQLRELEPKLVYADKEQTIDRPEPIVAMGAKDQYTTVDFGAMTNELAKAAQSADESKTTDIFYNSEVEEIEQIGDKYKLTTVNGTVYTADFVVVNAGAHSLYLAHKMGYGKHMGSLSMAGSFYITSGEFLNGKVYMVQNDKLPFAALHGDPDILEDGKTRFGPTALALGVLERYKGFKSVGQCIKTMNIDGNILKIFWDLLKDSEIRNYVFKNFLFEVPGINKKLFVKDAQKIVPSLSVDDIEYAKGFGGVRPQVLNKEEQKLMLGEASINPGNGIIFNMTPSPGATSCLGNAERDIKVVCDYLNIEFYEDQFLADYTDDK, encoded by the coding sequence ATGAATGAGAAACATTATGAAGTCGTTATTGTTGGTGGAGGAATCTCTGGTGCAGCATTATTCTTTGAGCTAGCAAAATATTCTAGTGCAAAAAATATTTGTTTATTAGAAAAATATGAAGGTCTTGCAACTCTTAACTCAAAAGGTACAAGTAACTCTCAAACAATTCACGTAGGTGATATTGAGACTAACTATACTTTTGAAAAAGCAAAAATCACTAAAAGAACTGCCAAAATGATTGAGAAGTTCTGTTTAGAGTATGGTTTACAAGAAACTGTTATGCATAAGCATCAAAAAATGGCTTTAGGTGTTGGAGCTGATGAAGTTGAATTTATTACAAATAGATATAACGAATTCAAAGAAATTTTCCCTTACTTAGAATTATGGGATAAAGAACAATTAAGAGAATTAGAGCCTAAATTAGTTTATGCAGATAAAGAACAAACTATTGATAGACCAGAGCCAATCGTTGCTATGGGTGCAAAAGATCAATATACAACTGTTGACTTTGGTGCTATGACAAACGAATTAGCTAAAGCTGCGCAAAGTGCAGATGAATCAAAAACTACAGATATTTTCTACAACTCAGAAGTAGAAGAAATTGAACAAATTGGTGATAAATACAAATTAACTACTGTTAATGGTACTGTTTATACTGCTGACTTCGTTGTAGTTAATGCTGGTGCTCACTCATTATACTTAGCTCATAAAATGGGTTACGGTAAACATATGGGATCATTATCAATGGCTGGATCATTCTATATTACTAGTGGTGAATTCTTAAATGGTAAAGTTTACATGGTTCAAAATGATAAATTACCATTTGCAGCATTGCATGGTGATCCAGATATCTTAGAAGATGGAAAAACTAGATTTGGACCAACAGCATTAGCTCTTGGTGTACTTGAAAGATATAAAGGATTCAAATCAGTTGGTCAATGTATTAAAACAATGAACATTGATGGTAATATTCTTAAAATCTTCTGGGACTTATTAAAAGATTCAGAAATTAGAAACTATGTATTCAAAAACTTCTTATTCGAAGTTCCAGGTATCAATAAAAAGTTATTCGTAAAAGATGCTCAAAAAATTGTACCATCATTATCTGTTGATGATATTGAATATGCAAAAGGATTTGGTGGTGTTAGACCTCAGGTTCTAAATAAAGAAGAACAAAAATTAATGCTTGGTGAAGCATCAATTAACCCAGGTAATGGAATTATCTTTAATATGACTCCATCTCCAGGTGCAACATCTTGTTTAGGAAATGCAGAAAGAGATATCAAAGTAGTTTGTGATTACTTAAATATTGAATTCTATGAAGATCAATTCTTAGCTGATTATACAGACGACAAGTAA
- a CDS encoding DUF4212 domain-containing protein has protein sequence MSPEKAQAYWKENIAMILKLLVVWFVVSFGCGILFINELNTIEISGVKLGYWFAQQGAIYVFVILIFIYVKVMTSIDEKYGVSE, from the coding sequence ATGAGTCCAGAAAAAGCACAAGCATATTGGAAAGAAAACATTGCAATGATTCTTAAACTATTAGTAGTTTGGTTCGTTGTATCTTTTGGATGTGGGATTTTATTCATTAATGAACTTAACACTATTGAAATTAGTGGTGTTAAATTAGGTTATTGGTTTGCACAACAAGGTGCAATTTACGTATTCGTTATATTAATCTTCATTTACGTTAAAGTAATGACAAGTATCGACGAAAAATACGGCGTTAGTGAATAG
- the ileS gene encoding isoleucine--tRNA ligase produces the protein MDYKESLLLPKTSFPMRGNLPQNEPKRYKSWDEQKVYDRMKKNREGAPSFTLHDGPPYANGHIHIGHALNKVLKDIINKFHYFDGKSIRYVPGWDCHGLPIEQKVEEKIGSTKKKELPKSKLRQLCRDHASRFVDIQRDEFKKLGVIADWENPYLTMDFKFEANIYRELCAIAKQGLLIQRSKPVYWSWAAQTALAEAEVEYEDKTSPSIYVAFKHEKLDASVIIWTTTPWTLPANTGISLNGEEEYVLTSDKFIVAKKLYNSLIENEIISGEIVDSVCPKELENTHAINPINDRQSKIILGEHVEMDAGTGAVHTAPGHGEDDYKVGLRYGLDVIMPVDAYGKYDETIVREKLFRDTDKYLGLNVFKANALILEELGDALIKHVDIRHSYPHCWRTHTPIIFRATKQWFISIDDEYGEQNKTLRENALQVVEDLTFYPEWGRNRLRSMLDGRPDWCISRQRDWGVPIAFFRNKKTDEIIFDEKVLNYTAMIFEQKGCDAWYDLEISELLYPGSGLNPEDLEKTVDILDVWFDSGSTQNAVLRSRNYDAGTFPADMYLEGSDQHRGWFQSSLLTTLASQEIAPYKSILTHGFTVDEKGEKMSKSKGNVVAPDKVMKQYGSEILRLWVAMSDYQSDLKISDNILKQNAELYRKIRNTSRFLLANVSDLEEIVSVDKMGEVDKWILSRAKSVFDEIEAAFNVYEFSKGLNKLNNFLVVDLSGIYLDVCKDRLYCDDKNDIHRLASQSAMALIAKKLISTLACILTYTMDELLDYAPAFIKGDAKDIYDYEKVVLPEVTSSFNEEVLLAAKEKFSEIKDALSKEKVIKSTLELDMYTNCEEILALGNTEASDWFLVSSVTNTKQSSDILGTFQIDGKDFEVYKASAHKCPRCWKFTATKEDTLCSRCDEVLN, from the coding sequence ATGGATTACAAAGAGAGTTTATTACTACCAAAAACTTCATTCCCTATGAGAGGGAATCTTCCTCAAAACGAGCCAAAAAGATATAAGTCTTGGGATGAACAAAAAGTTTATGACAGAATGAAAAAGAATAGAGAAGGTGCTCCTTCTTTTACTTTACATGATGGACCACCATATGCAAATGGACACATTCATATTGGTCATGCATTAAACAAAGTTTTAAAAGATATTATTAACAAGTTTCACTACTTTGATGGGAAATCAATTAGATACGTTCCAGGTTGGGATTGTCATGGTCTACCAATTGAGCAAAAAGTTGAAGAGAAGATTGGGTCTACTAAGAAAAAAGAGTTACCAAAATCTAAATTAAGACAATTATGTAGGGATCATGCATCTAGATTTGTTGATATTCAAAGAGATGAATTTAAGAAATTAGGTGTTATTGCTGATTGGGAAAATCCATATTTAACAATGGATTTCAAATTTGAAGCAAATATCTATAGAGAATTATGTGCTATTGCTAAGCAAGGTTTATTAATTCAAAGATCTAAGCCAGTATATTGGTCTTGGGCTGCACAAACAGCATTAGCTGAAGCAGAAGTTGAATATGAAGATAAAACATCTCCATCTATTTATGTTGCATTCAAGCATGAAAAATTAGATGCATCTGTAATTATCTGGACTACAACTCCATGGACATTACCAGCTAATACTGGTATTTCTTTAAATGGTGAAGAAGAGTATGTATTAACATCTGATAAATTTATCGTTGCTAAAAAATTATATAATTCATTAATTGAAAATGAAATAATCTCTGGTGAAATTGTTGATTCTGTATGTCCTAAAGAATTAGAAAATACTCATGCAATTAATCCAATTAATGATAGACAATCAAAAATTATCTTAGGTGAACACGTTGAAATGGATGCTGGTACTGGTGCAGTACATACAGCTCCTGGACATGGTGAGGATGACTATAAAGTTGGTTTAAGATATGGATTAGATGTTATCATGCCTGTTGACGCTTATGGGAAATATGATGAAACAATTGTAAGAGAAAAATTATTTAGAGATACTGATAAATATCTTGGATTAAATGTATTTAAAGCAAATGCATTAATTTTAGAAGAATTAGGCGATGCTTTAATTAAACATGTTGATATTAGACACTCTTATCCACATTGTTGGAGAACACATACACCTATTATCTTTAGAGCAACTAAACAATGGTTTATCTCAATTGATGATGAGTATGGTGAACAAAATAAAACACTTAGAGAAAATGCTCTTCAAGTTGTTGAAGATTTAACTTTTTATCCTGAGTGGGGAAGAAATAGATTAAGATCTATGCTTGATGGTAGACCTGATTGGTGTATCTCTAGACAAAGAGACTGGGGAGTGCCTATTGCATTCTTTAGAAATAAAAAGACTGATGAAATCATTTTTGATGAAAAAGTTCTTAACTATACTGCTATGATCTTTGAACAAAAAGGTTGTGATGCTTGGTATGATTTAGAAATTTCAGAATTATTATATCCAGGTTCTGGACTTAATCCTGAAGATTTAGAAAAAACTGTAGATATTTTAGATGTATGGTTTGATTCTGGTTCTACTCAAAATGCAGTATTAAGATCAAGAAATTATGATGCTGGTACTTTTCCTGCTGATATGTACTTAGAAGGTTCAGATCAACATAGAGGTTGGTTCCAATCATCATTATTAACTACTTTAGCATCGCAAGAAATTGCACCTTATAAATCAATTTTAACTCATGGGTTTACTGTTGATGAAAAGGGTGAAAAAATGTCTAAATCAAAAGGAAATGTTGTTGCACCTGATAAGGTAATGAAACAATATGGTTCTGAGATTTTAAGACTATGGGTTGCTATGAGTGATTATCAATCAGATTTAAAAATCTCTGATAATATCTTAAAACAAAACGCAGAGTTATATAGAAAAATTAGAAATACTTCAAGATTCCTACTTGCAAACGTAAGTGACTTAGAAGAGATTGTTTCTGTTGACAAAATGGGTGAAGTTGATAAATGGATTTTATCTAGAGCTAAATCTGTATTTGATGAAATTGAAGCTGCATTTAATGTATATGAATTCTCTAAAGGATTAAATAAATTAAATAACTTCTTAGTTGTTGATTTATCTGGTATCTATTTAGATGTTTGTAAAGATAGATTATATTGTGATGATAAAAATGATATTCATAGACTTGCATCTCAAAGTGCAATGGCATTAATTGCTAAGAAATTAATTTCTACTTTAGCTTGTATCTTAACTTATACAATGGATGAGTTATTAGACTATGCACCTGCATTTATTAAAGGTGATGCTAAAGATATCTACGATTATGAAAAAGTAGTATTACCAGAAGTTACTTCATCATTTAATGAAGAAGTATTATTAGCTGCAAAAGAAAAATTCTCTGAAATCAAAGATGCATTAAGTAAAGAAAAAGTGATTAAATCTACTTTAGAATTAGATATGTACACTAATTGTGAAGAGATTTTAGCTCTTGGAAATACTGAAGCTTCTGACTGGTTCTTAGTATCTTCTGTAACGAATACTAAACAAAGCTCAGATATACTAGGAACATTCCAAATAGATGGGAAAGATTTTGAAGTATACAAAGCAAGTGCTCATAAATGTCCAAGATGTTGGAAATTTACAGCAACAAAAGAAGATACACTTTGTTCAAGATGTGACGAAGTTTTAAACTAG
- a CDS encoding response regulator transcription factor has product MKILLLEDELMLNNAICEYLKNIGHMVESFTDGQEVLDNIDSTYDLLILDINVPTKDGFTILQELNTKKVYIPTIFISALIDIEDISKAYELGAREYLKKPFHLEELAIKINLILKKEQNNTSHIRFSENYSYSKDNQTLYFNGEPQSLTKKQLEIIHILALNINMIVDFERFRIDIWDGENIDNPTIRAEISRLKKALKEDFIKNIRGLGYKIDRYYSV; this is encoded by the coding sequence ATGAAGATACTACTACTTGAAGATGAATTAATGTTAAACAATGCCATTTGTGAATATTTAAAAAATATTGGACATATGGTTGAAAGTTTTACTGATGGGCAAGAGGTGTTGGATAATATTGATAGTACTTATGATTTATTAATACTAGATATAAATGTTCCAACAAAAGATGGTTTTACTATACTACAAGAACTTAATACTAAAAAAGTATATATTCCTACTATATTTATTTCTGCGCTAATAGATATAGAAGACATTTCTAAGGCATATGAGCTTGGAGCTAGAGAATATCTTAAAAAACCATTCCACTTAGAAGAATTGGCTATTAAAATTAATCTAATTCTTAAAAAAGAACAAAATAATACATCACATATTAGATTCTCAGAGAATTATTCTTATTCAAAAGATAATCAAACTCTATATTTTAATGGTGAACCACAAAGTCTAACTAAGAAGCAATTAGAAATAATTCATATCTTAGCACTTAATATTAATATGATTGTAGACTTCGAGAGATTCAGAATTGACATCTGGGATGGGGAGAACATCGACAATCCTACAATAAGAGCTGAAATATCAAGACTTAAAAAAGCTCTAAAAGAAGACTTTATAAAAAATATCAGAGGATTGGGTTATAAAATTGACAGATATTATTCTGTTTAA
- a CDS encoding NifU family protein: MMPFSDEDLQSPVSSIIKSKIAPMLARDGGAIQLLQIKDAKVYIQLQGACVGCSASGSTLKYIVEKELKAAIHPELEIVNVPQGMENRLEEF; this comes from the coding sequence ATGATGCCATTTTCAGATGAAGATTTACAATCTCCTGTTAGTTCGATTATAAAAAGTAAGATAGCCCCAATGTTAGCAAGAGATGGTGGCGCAATTCAATTATTACAAATAAAAGATGCTAAAGTATATATCCAATTACAAGGGGCATGTGTCGGTTGTAGTGCTAGTGGTAGTACTTTGAAATATATTGTTGAAAAAGAATTAAAAGCTGCAATTCACCCTGAATTAGAAATCGTGAATGTACCTCAAGGCATGGAAAATAGATTAGAGGAATTTTAA